A single genomic interval of Chitinophaga sp. 180180018-3 harbors:
- a CDS encoding DUF6452 family protein, translated as MKSIYQIFIACFIVIGIFACENETKICDQSLRNDLHTHFRRDTAGIVRDTIMPKVTACALGRDTIYKNLPLGDIFFQLSPMDDSSRFYLKVDSALVADTITFRYKRTKHFISPGCGFGTYFNLDTVIATRHTIDSVVIYNKSVTSSNDTHLYLFFFNSN; from the coding sequence ATGAAAAGCATATATCAGATATTCATCGCCTGTTTCATTGTTATCGGCATCTTTGCCTGTGAAAATGAAACCAAAATATGCGATCAGTCGTTGCGTAACGACCTGCACACACATTTCCGGCGCGATACCGCAGGAATTGTAAGGGATACCATTATGCCCAAGGTAACCGCCTGCGCGCTCGGCAGGGATACTATCTACAAAAATCTGCCGCTGGGAGATATATTCTTCCAGCTGTCTCCGATGGATGATAGTAGCCGGTTTTACCTGAAAGTCGATTCTGCCCTCGTTGCAGATACGATAACGTTCAGGTATAAACGTACCAAACATTTTATTTCACCTGGCTGCGGATTCGGCACCTATTTCAACCTGGATACTGTTATCGCTACCAGGCATACGATCGATTCTGTTGTGATTTATAATAAGTCTGTAACAAGCAGTAATGACACGCATCTTTATTTATTTTTCTTTAATAGCAACTAG
- a CDS encoding GNAT family N-acetyltransferase, with amino-acid sequence MEWKIKSFDELTPAELYAILQLRAEVFVVEQQCVYQDMDDADQRGLHLMGMSDSGRLQAYTRLFGPGIKYEEASIGRVVTSPLARGKGAGRELMERSIAAVKEHFGAIPIKISAQQYLQKFYQSLGFEQTSDMYLEDGIPHIEMRKA; translated from the coding sequence ATGGAATGGAAGATAAAATCATTTGATGAGTTGACTCCGGCAGAATTGTACGCCATCCTGCAGCTGAGAGCCGAAGTTTTTGTAGTGGAGCAGCAATGTGTTTATCAGGATATGGATGATGCTGACCAACGGGGCCTGCATTTAATGGGAATGAGCGACAGTGGACGTTTGCAGGCCTATACCCGTCTTTTCGGGCCAGGCATTAAATATGAAGAGGCTTCCATAGGAAGAGTGGTTACTTCTCCATTGGCCAGAGGAAAAGGCGCCGGGCGGGAGTTGATGGAACGTTCCATTGCTGCAGTAAAAGAACATTTCGGTGCCATTCCCATCAAAATAAGTGCTCAACAATATTTACAAAAATTCTATCAATCGCTGGGTTTTGAGCAAACCAGCGACATGTACCTGGAAGACGGGATACCACATATTGAAATGAGAAAAGCCTGA
- a CDS encoding DUF6048 family protein gives MSGIAATAQNKPAAIKADTTHPKAVKADTIHMAKADTAKKAVVPPHKDSTWYVPGGIRVGLDLSRIVSAIYYPYRKEVTVVADARINGNLYAAFETGYANTPHSDSNYTYKGNGMFVTLGVDYNFLKRQYHSERNMFYGGIRYGFSHFNYSVPTYAIRNTYWGDHLTGSIPKTNVNAHWIELVVGLKAEVLKNFFMGWNIRERILINNVKNPDMTPLTIPGFGSGSKRSAFDVQYTISYVIPFYRIKEKQPEIKEKTKKIPKK, from the coding sequence TTGTCCGGTATCGCTGCTACAGCCCAAAATAAGCCGGCAGCGATCAAAGCAGATACTACTCATCCTAAAGCCGTTAAAGCTGATACCATACACATGGCAAAGGCGGATACTGCTAAGAAAGCCGTCGTGCCACCGCATAAAGACAGTACCTGGTACGTTCCCGGAGGGATCCGGGTAGGGTTGGACCTTAGCCGCATTGTTTCCGCCATCTATTATCCATACAGGAAAGAAGTGACGGTTGTAGCAGATGCCCGTATCAACGGTAATCTTTATGCTGCTTTCGAGACAGGATATGCTAACACGCCCCATTCCGATAGTAACTACACTTATAAAGGCAATGGTATGTTCGTTACATTGGGGGTGGATTACAACTTCCTGAAACGGCAGTACCACTCTGAACGGAACATGTTTTACGGCGGTATCCGCTACGGGTTTTCCCATTTTAATTACTCCGTTCCCACCTACGCGATCAGAAACACTTATTGGGGCGACCACCTGACAGGGAGTATTCCCAAAACCAATGTCAATGCGCATTGGATAGAACTGGTGGTTGGCCTGAAAGCGGAAGTGCTGAAAAACTTTTTCATGGGATGGAATATCCGCGAAAGGATACTGATCAACAATGTAAAGAATCCGGATATGACGCCACTAACCATCCCGGGCTTCGGATCTGGCTCCAAGCGCTCGGCATTCGACGTACAGTACACTATTTCCTATGTAATTCCCTTCTACAGGATCAAGGAAAAACAACCGGAGATAAAGGAAAAAACGAAGAAAATTCCGAAGAAGTAG
- a CDS encoding ATP-binding cassette domain-containing protein, translated as MTEQLTPFLTVEHITARYLDKTIFNALSWQINEGEQWAITGPSGSGKTALLNTILGKFNVINGSIRYHFYDEWCRTHTITDPWFNYRHLIAMVGHHHTFRNLSNTTTDFYYQQRFNSMDADNSPTVKEYLEINEIPPLLQPLRITPLMEKRLIKLSNGETRRVMIARALMQQPQLLMLDNPYIGLDVQARKDFSNMINELISGGSTVLLATSPHEIPEHITHVLTLDNGVITGKYTRSEFIQLPLPEPTAIELPPMEADKIATLVQHRPDNQFETIVRMEDIRIRYGENTILNGINWIVKPNDKWALLGPNGAGKSTLLSLINGDNPQAYANKLWLFDRRRGTGESIWDIKKKIGFVSPELHQYFTSRDNCLQVVCSGFSDVIGTPRPVTPAQQQTARDWLDILNIAAYAGTPFRQVSESTQRLTLLARALVKNPPLLIFDEPCQGLDSYQKMHFKKVIEQLCEHISVTVIFVTHYEEELPDCVNQFIRLNKGEMV; from the coding sequence ATGACAGAACAGCTAACACCGTTCCTCACCGTGGAACACATTACTGCAAGGTATCTCGATAAAACAATTTTCAATGCCCTCAGCTGGCAGATCAACGAAGGTGAGCAATGGGCCATCACCGGCCCCAGTGGCTCCGGAAAAACGGCCCTGCTGAACACTATACTCGGTAAGTTTAATGTTATTAACGGCAGTATCCGCTACCATTTTTACGATGAATGGTGTCGTACTCACACCATTACCGATCCCTGGTTCAACTACCGCCATCTGATAGCGATGGTAGGCCACCATCATACATTCCGCAATCTCTCCAATACTACTACCGACTTCTATTATCAGCAACGGTTCAATAGTATGGACGCCGATAATTCCCCGACAGTAAAGGAATATCTGGAGATAAACGAAATACCGCCTTTGTTGCAACCATTGCGGATCACGCCGCTAATGGAAAAACGCCTGATTAAATTGTCGAATGGAGAAACACGGCGGGTGATGATTGCCCGCGCACTCATGCAGCAGCCACAGTTACTCATGCTCGACAATCCATACATCGGACTGGATGTACAGGCCAGGAAAGACTTCAGCAATATGATCAATGAGCTGATCAGTGGTGGTTCTACCGTATTGCTGGCTACATCACCGCATGAAATACCCGAACATATTACCCACGTACTTACCCTGGACAACGGCGTTATAACTGGTAAGTATACACGTAGCGAATTCATTCAGCTGCCATTGCCTGAACCCACTGCCATAGAGCTTCCGCCAATGGAAGCTGACAAGATAGCCACCCTTGTACAACACCGGCCCGACAACCAGTTTGAAACAATCGTGCGCATGGAAGATATACGGATCAGGTATGGAGAAAATACAATCCTGAACGGCATTAACTGGATAGTAAAACCGAATGATAAATGGGCGCTGCTCGGGCCAAATGGCGCGGGTAAATCAACATTGCTCAGCCTTATTAATGGCGATAACCCACAGGCATATGCCAATAAATTGTGGCTGTTCGACCGGCGCCGGGGTACCGGGGAAAGTATATGGGATATCAAGAAGAAAATCGGATTCGTTTCCCCTGAACTACATCAGTATTTTACTTCCCGCGATAATTGTCTGCAGGTGGTATGCTCCGGTTTCTCAGATGTTATTGGTACACCTAGGCCGGTAACTCCTGCTCAGCAGCAAACTGCCCGCGACTGGCTGGATATCCTCAATATCGCCGCATATGCCGGCACTCCTTTCAGGCAGGTATCCGAAAGCACGCAGCGCCTTACTTTGCTGGCGCGCGCACTGGTAAAAAATCCTCCTTTGCTCATCTTTGATGAGCCCTGTCAGGGCCTCGATTCCTACCAAAAGATGCACTTCAAAAAAGTGATTGAACAACTGTGTGAACATATATCCGTAACCGTCATATTCGTCACCCATTACGAGGAAGAATTGCCGGATTGTGTTAATCAGTTCATCCGGCTGAATAAAGGTGAAATGGTGTAG
- the uvrA gene encoding excinuclease ABC subunit UvrA, which produces MAKKKENVPAAPLAEAPADEQIAIFGAREHNLKNLDLQLPKNKLVVITGISGSGKSSLAFDTVYAEGQRRYMESFSAYARQFIGDMERPDVDKITGLSPVISIEQKTTNKNPRSTVGTITEIYDFLRLLYARAGTAYSYNTNKPMTRFSEEEILEHLFKNYKNKKLAILAPLIRGRKGHYRELFEQVRKQGYLKVRVDGEILDLKERMQVDRYKIHDIELVIDRIQVQEDARTRISQSVQKALTTGKGLLFIMDNDTNKVSQYSKQLMCEETGLSYEEPSPNTFSFNSPYGACPRCKGLGTIYQIDMDEVIPDYNASINDGGLKPLGEARDTFTFKQVQQLAKKYKFSLTAPISSIPQKALNVLLFGDENGKLEVDMEFGENNGSTTEYATEYEGVVNMVRRYFNDTSSDYVRSWAEGFMKLSTCPECNGARLKKESLYFRVDGKNISELGNMDLDKLLAWFDNIEDRLEKKQNAIAKDILKEIRERLRFLLNVGLTYLTLNRPTRSLSGGESQRIRLATQIGSQLMGITYILDEPSIGLHQRDNMQLIDALRNLKEMGNTVIVVEHDKDIMLHADHLVDIGPGAGVHGGQIVAQGTPGQILKLHTPTAGYLNGETASEIPARRKGNGNFLELKGASGNNLKNVNLKLPLGTFTCVTGVSGSGKSTLINETLYPILSKHAYDSKMVPMPYKSIKGLEFIDKVIEIDQSPIGRTPRSNPATYCGFFTDIRTLFASVPEAKIRGYNAGRFSFNVKTGRCDVCEGGGMRVIEMNFLPDVYVHCEKCNGRRYNRETLEIRYKGKSISDVLDMTVDEAVEFFQPVPWIYRKIKTLQDVGLGYITLGQSAVTLSGGEAQRVKLATELSKKDTGKTIYILDEPTTGLHFQDIQLLLKVLNKLTDRGNTVLVIEHNLDVIKMADHIIDLGPEGGQGGGTILCSGTPEQVSTCKDSHTARFLKKELGI; this is translated from the coding sequence CAAATAGCCATCTTTGGCGCACGGGAGCATAACCTGAAAAACCTGGATCTTCAGTTGCCCAAAAATAAACTGGTAGTGATCACCGGAATCAGTGGCAGTGGCAAATCATCACTTGCATTCGATACCGTTTATGCGGAAGGACAACGCCGGTATATGGAAAGTTTTTCCGCCTACGCCCGTCAGTTTATCGGCGATATGGAAAGACCGGATGTAGATAAAATCACCGGGCTGTCGCCAGTGATCTCCATAGAACAAAAAACGACCAACAAAAACCCGAGGTCTACTGTTGGCACCATCACCGAAATATACGATTTCCTGCGCCTGCTCTATGCCCGCGCGGGAACTGCATATTCCTACAATACCAACAAACCAATGACCCGTTTCTCCGAAGAGGAGATACTGGAACATCTGTTCAAAAACTACAAAAACAAAAAACTGGCCATCCTTGCCCCGCTGATACGCGGGCGTAAAGGCCATTACCGGGAATTGTTTGAACAGGTTCGCAAACAGGGCTACCTGAAAGTACGGGTAGATGGAGAGATACTGGACCTGAAAGAAAGAATGCAGGTGGATCGTTACAAGATCCACGATATAGAACTGGTAATAGATCGCATTCAGGTACAGGAAGATGCACGCACCCGTATCAGCCAGAGCGTACAGAAGGCCCTCACCACCGGGAAAGGCCTGCTGTTCATCATGGACAATGATACCAACAAGGTAAGTCAGTACAGCAAACAGCTGATGTGTGAGGAAACCGGCCTTTCCTATGAAGAGCCCAGTCCGAATACCTTCTCATTCAACTCTCCCTATGGCGCCTGCCCCCGTTGTAAAGGGCTGGGAACAATATACCAGATCGATATGGACGAAGTAATCCCTGATTACAACGCTTCCATCAACGATGGCGGTCTGAAACCACTGGGAGAAGCCCGCGATACCTTTACCTTCAAACAGGTACAACAACTCGCCAAAAAGTACAAATTTTCCTTAACCGCCCCTATTTCCAGCATTCCGCAAAAAGCACTCAATGTGTTATTGTTCGGAGATGAGAACGGAAAACTGGAAGTGGATATGGAATTCGGAGAAAATAATGGCAGTACTACCGAATACGCCACAGAGTACGAAGGCGTTGTGAATATGGTACGGCGTTATTTCAATGATACCTCCTCCGACTACGTGCGGAGCTGGGCCGAAGGCTTCATGAAGCTGAGCACCTGCCCGGAATGTAACGGCGCACGTCTGAAAAAGGAGAGCCTGTATTTCAGAGTGGATGGCAAAAATATTTCCGAACTCGGCAACATGGATCTCGACAAGCTCCTGGCCTGGTTTGATAATATTGAAGACAGACTGGAGAAAAAACAGAATGCCATTGCGAAGGATATCCTGAAAGAAATTCGCGAGCGGCTCCGGTTCCTGCTGAATGTAGGCCTGACCTACCTCACGCTGAACCGTCCTACGCGTTCGCTCAGTGGCGGGGAATCGCAGCGTATCCGGCTGGCCACCCAGATCGGATCGCAGCTGATGGGAATCACCTACATCCTCGATGAGCCCAGCATCGGGCTGCATCAACGGGATAATATGCAATTGATCGACGCCCTCCGTAACCTGAAAGAAATGGGCAATACCGTGATCGTTGTTGAGCATGATAAAGACATCATGCTGCATGCCGATCACCTTGTAGATATCGGCCCGGGTGCCGGTGTGCACGGAGGACAGATCGTGGCCCAGGGTACACCCGGCCAGATCCTCAAACTGCATACGCCTACTGCAGGATACCTGAACGGCGAAACAGCCTCGGAAATTCCCGCCCGCCGTAAAGGCAATGGCAATTTCCTGGAGCTGAAAGGCGCTTCCGGCAACAACCTGAAAAATGTAAACCTGAAACTACCTCTTGGTACATTCACCTGTGTTACCGGTGTTTCCGGCAGTGGTAAATCCACGCTGATCAATGAAACACTGTATCCTATTCTTTCTAAACATGCCTATGACTCCAAAATGGTACCCATGCCTTATAAAAGCATCAAGGGCCTGGAGTTTATAGATAAGGTGATTGAAATAGACCAGTCGCCCATTGGCCGCACTCCCCGCAGTAACCCGGCTACCTACTGTGGTTTCTTCACCGATATCAGAACCCTGTTTGCATCCGTTCCTGAAGCAAAGATCAGGGGCTACAATGCCGGCCGCTTCTCATTTAACGTAAAAACCGGCCGCTGCGACGTTTGCGAAGGCGGTGGTATGCGCGTCATCGAAATGAACTTCCTGCCGGATGTATACGTACACTGCGAAAAATGCAATGGCCGCCGCTACAATCGCGAAACACTCGAAATCCGTTATAAAGGCAAGTCTATTTCCGATGTATTGGACATGACCGTTGATGAAGCGGTGGAATTCTTCCAGCCGGTACCCTGGATTTACCGTAAAATAAAAACACTGCAGGATGTAGGCCTGGGATATATTACCCTCGGTCAGTCGGCCGTAACCCTCTCCGGTGGAGAAGCACAGCGGGTAAAACTGGCTACCGAACTTTCCAAAAAAGATACCGGTAAAACCATCTATATACTCGATGAACCCACTACCGGCCTTCATTTCCAGGATATACAGCTGCTATTGAAAGTGCTGAATAAACTGACGGACAGGGGAAACACCGTGCTGGTAATCGAACATAACCTGGACGTAATAAAAATGGCCGATCATATTATAGACCTGGGCCCCGAAGGAGGCCAGGGCGGTGGTACTATTTTATGCAGCGGAACACCGGAACAGGTGAGTACCTGCAAAGACAGCCATACTGCCCGATTCCTCAAAAAGGAGCTGGGAATTTAA